From the genome of Gammaproteobacteria bacterium, one region includes:
- a CDS encoding peptidase MA family metallohydrolase, translating into MGANAPVIPMTLPGILLLCISALSPLPPPDAPTDQEASGYSALVRSGITMHYAPGDSLRAERLLNLLVNAPGLPGLPPGLPATATVYLAASEADFLEFAGGRVPEWSAGLAIPSTGTIVLPMYADDRTRGWSEERVARHEWAHLGLHEYLRGLRIPRWFSEGYAEWASGGWNAAEGWRLRIAMAGGRTPPLDSLALVWPSDRASAEIAYMLSATAVEYLVASSGERGLALFLSRWREGNSFEAALRRTFGVTSGQLEGDWGRYVRRRYGWLLVLSQSLVFWAFLGTLLAVMVVVRRRRGRWRMARLRATELPNDPAFWLDPPRDRKDLGTHGKEANQPPGGP; encoded by the coding sequence GTGGGCGCGAACGCACCGGTGATCCCGATGACCCTTCCCGGAATCCTCCTGCTGTGCATCTCTGCACTATCGCCACTTCCACCGCCCGATGCGCCCACCGATCAGGAAGCGTCAGGCTATTCCGCCCTCGTGCGATCCGGGATCACCATGCACTACGCCCCGGGCGATTCCCTGCGTGCCGAGCGGCTGCTGAACCTGCTGGTGAACGCGCCCGGGCTGCCGGGCCTGCCTCCGGGCCTCCCCGCCACGGCGACCGTCTACCTCGCGGCCTCCGAGGCCGACTTCCTGGAATTCGCCGGCGGTCGGGTCCCGGAATGGAGCGCGGGTCTGGCCATCCCCTCCACCGGCACCATCGTCCTTCCCATGTACGCCGACGACCGCACACGCGGCTGGAGCGAGGAGCGCGTGGCCCGGCACGAATGGGCGCACCTGGGTCTGCACGAATACCTGCGGGGCCTGCGCATCCCGAGATGGTTCTCCGAAGGGTATGCGGAATGGGCTTCCGGGGGATGGAACGCCGCCGAGGGGTGGCGTCTGCGCATCGCCATGGCGGGAGGCCGCACGCCCCCGCTGGACTCGCTCGCCCTGGTGTGGCCCAGCGACCGGGCATCAGCCGAGATCGCCTACATGCTCTCCGCGACCGCCGTCGAGTACCTGGTGGCATCCAGCGGCGAGCGTGGCCTCGCGCTCTTCCTGTCCCGCTGGCGCGAGGGCAACTCTTTCGAGGCGGCGCTGCGTCGTACCTTCGGTGTCACCAGCGGACAGCTCGAGGGAGACTGGGGCCGATACGTGCGCCGCCGCTACGGCTGGCTCCTGGTGCTTTCGCAGTCGCTCGTCTTCTGGGCGTTCCTGGGGACCCTGCTCGCCGTCATGGTGGTCGTGCGCCGCCGCCGCGGCCGCTGGCGCATGGCGCGCCTGCGTGCCACCGAACTCCCGAATGATCCCGCCTTCTGGCTTGACCCGCCCCGCGACCGAAAGGATCTTGGAACCCATGGCAAGGAAGCGAACCAACCGCCGGGCGGCCCGTAG
- a CDS encoding RluA family pseudouridine synthase, with amino-acid sequence MTEAGARRETLIVGEGRPERLDAWLARRLDLSRTRAARLVEQGRVQVEGQPARKSAPVAAGQRVDVEIPPPDPVDLVPEDIPLAVVHEDDALLVVDKPAGLVVHPAPGHPRGTLVNALLHHVADLAGVGGRLRPGIVHRLDRDTSGLLVVAKNDLAHRALSAELAARKVGRTYLAAAWGHLRDTPVTVDAPIGRDPRARQRMAVVEGGRRAVTHLAVRERWEAAELLEVRLETGRTHQIRVHLAHIGHPVVGDPVYGAGRERGVSGPARRWAGEVARRTGRQFLHACTLSLTHPLLGTRMRFRSPLPPDLAEVAEWARTHR; translated from the coding sequence GTGACCGAGGCCGGCGCGCGGCGCGAAACGCTCATCGTCGGGGAGGGTCGCCCCGAGCGCCTAGACGCGTGGCTCGCCCGCCGCCTCGACCTGTCGCGCACGCGGGCGGCGCGGCTGGTGGAGCAGGGCCGCGTGCAGGTGGAGGGGCAGCCGGCCAGGAAGTCCGCGCCGGTGGCGGCCGGGCAGCGCGTCGATGTGGAGATCCCGCCGCCCGACCCGGTCGACCTCGTTCCCGAGGACATTCCCCTCGCGGTGGTCCATGAGGACGACGCGCTGCTGGTGGTGGACAAGCCCGCCGGGCTGGTGGTCCACCCCGCGCCGGGCCACCCGCGAGGTACCCTGGTGAACGCGCTCCTCCACCACGTCGCCGACCTGGCCGGGGTGGGGGGACGGCTGCGCCCGGGGATCGTGCACCGGCTCGACCGGGACACCTCCGGGCTGCTGGTGGTGGCCAAGAACGACTTGGCCCACCGGGCGCTTTCCGCCGAGCTGGCCGCGCGCAAGGTAGGCCGCACCTATCTCGCGGCCGCCTGGGGGCACCTGCGCGACACCCCAGTGACCGTGGACGCCCCCATCGGCCGCGATCCCCGGGCCCGGCAGCGCATGGCGGTGGTGGAAGGGGGGCGCCGGGCGGTCACCCACCTGGCGGTACGGGAGCGCTGGGAGGCGGCGGAGTTGCTCGAGGTACGCCTCGAGACCGGGCGCACCCACCAGATCCGCGTGCACCTGGCGCACATCGGACACCCGGTGGTGGGCGATCCCGTATACGGGGCGGGGCGGGAGCGGGGGGTGTCGGGGCCCGCCCGGCGCTGGGCGGGGGAGGTGGCGCGCCGGACCGGGCGCCAGTTCCTGCACGCGTGCACCCTCTCCCTCACCCATCCCCTGCTGGGAACGCGCATGCGCTTTCGTTCCCCCCTCCCTCCCGACCTGGCGGAGGTCGCGGAGTGGGCGCGAACGCACCGGTGA